A portion of the Naumovozyma castellii chromosome 2, complete genome genome contains these proteins:
- the ATC1 gene encoding Atc1p (ancestral locus Anc_8.387), translating into MDEFQPELGLDNTNDSSNVDMDFHQLLTRANVDFDDKSKLDIQLNKGVLSVPTPPTSSSSSSSPSVPTPANSNDKEFEAAIESAMKLTSGDLLDSTILNADKHFTLDSLLGDENDTDMLFALQMADNQTQAHKSIEGENSNIKRNISESDDSLIVDTKNKKIKLDEKFGTIMEIQKGDSTHILSPVSLSPSSEANISQNQIKQGKHIASDPQLSIEKLSFDKKKHIIKRSTSKPLIQPKEEKVKAETVYQELPLPEKLTNEYTMLQIQETKRRIINTHKLMLNFNFLKDGYARSCVELKKTMNCLKDSEIHRAHLLSENEIIKTENAKLREELAALKNAPLKNPNSANQIEYPQLIDIDNDGLTELQLD; encoded by the coding sequence ATGGATGAGTTTCAACCAGAGCTAGGGTTAGATAATACAAATGATTCAAGTAACGTTGATATGgattttcatcaattacTGACAAGAGCTAATGTGGACTTTGATGATAAATCAAAGTTGGATATACAACTTAATAAGGGTGTTTTATCCGTCCCAACCCCACCAACTTCGTCATCCTCATCGTCCTCACCCTCCGTTCCTACACCTGCCAACTCTAACGATAAGGAATTTGAAGCTGCCATTGAATCAGCTATGAAGTTGACCTCCGGTGATTTATTGGACTCAACTATTCTGAATGCAGATAAGCATTTTACTTTGGATAGCTTGTTAGGTGACGAGAATGACACAGATATGTTATTTGCCCTACAAATGGCAGACAATCAAACACAAGCTCATAAATCCATAGAGGGGgaaaattccaatattaAGAGAAATATATCCGAATCTGATGATAGTCTAATAGTTGatacaaaaaataaaaagattaaactagatgaaaaatttggaacaatAATGGAGATACAGAAAGGTGACAGCACGCATATATTATCACCAGTATCACTTTCACCCTCTTCTGAGGCAAACATAAGTCAAAACCAAATAAAGCAGGGGAAGCATATAGCATCCGATCCTCAATTATCCATAGAAAAGTTATCTTTTGACAAAAAAAAGCATATCATAAAAAGATCGACAAGTAAACCTTTAATTCaaccaaaagaagaaaaagtaAAAGCTGAAACAGTATATCAGGAACTTCCGTTACCTGAAAAGTTAACCAATGAATATACCATgcttcaaattcaagagACAAAAAGAAGGATAATAAACACACACAAACTGATGTTGAATTTTAACTTCCTAAAAGATGGGTACGCAAGATCTTGTGTGGAGTTAAAGAAGACAATGAACTGCCTAAAAGATAGTGAAATTCACAGGGCCCATCTGTTATCAGAgaatgaaataataaagacAGAAAATGCTAAGCTTCGTGAAGAATTAGCTGCTCTGAAGAATGCACCACTGAAGAATCCAAATTCAGCTAATCAAATCGAGTACCctcaattaattgatatCGATAATGATGGATTGACTGAATTACAATTAGATTAA
- the SND1 gene encoding Snd1p (ancestral locus Anc_8.390), translating to MDSNDRTTNAVIPASNSNINTKYTPKVSVKTIDSLFLLNYSDIPPPLNDTYTTPVNNKSHFDSLRHFKTFNVFLYIDIPTIDYYNDELKHNKLSKLNKKFKLHRLKEAILNSFTHNNNHLFWDFLIDQCSNEPSIAEGGEGEKKSISITILSSGSLRYVETFKYLMETIYGTLSVLTNLNKLDLKFKISVTPTTLKWFTTFLNKDLLNKNIIEFNNIGTYNSSINSISASPFKDYFSKLTNKFSKRNGQNPDELESITIITNNTGVKALLTILSDKPLTNFISQESIQELHESNSNSNSKANSNESTTSPPPLKRESSSLLNFQNSLLTSNKDKAVRIRSLSINRRSNKAHFFKTEQILGNTVGSPPPPPLNNHIMTKNDTLINTIIPTKNINSLIDKRQLHSRSPSLSSTTSLLSLPSASSFNYKTPIASPQPIHLPDFDNNNNSSSFLHRDSHHLGIHKLNSNASNASIQNSIIEYDEDEDEDDDDDEEEEDDDLEKYEDDDDECLSFYAPSLLSRTASTVDLEALNNETNNDINKSSATIRRKNRFRSLSLMDPALKGPFTQTNNANNNLSKVNSTSNFKNIYIHDGHFIGDGAKVGKKQYTPPNNNANGLIPPEFYSRISSPSTSANSSNQSLQTLNTPSNNNMETPTQWTKQLTAHDDTLHHSTSSTSLFERNLINKSFEESRKQKASNIFDRLIEKNNNNKKMNDISLNFKSLQDEDIMISGIANSTSENSVNSMSTCTSGEQYTTEGEDYNMRSSSTVKIPSSQNQQSVKRIQSVDIYGDEDQNVNYFNSMYPSSSEKRGTSSGNSSSTNVPKKETYKKAVSIDLYGDNKGSTDDLGNWILGGNAR from the coding sequence ATGGATAGCAACGATCGAACGACTAACGCAGTTATCCCTgcatcaaattcaaatataaaCACGAAGTATACACCGAAGGTCTCCGTGAAAACCATCGATtcattgtttcttcttaatTATTCCGATATACCCCCACCACTAAATGATACCTATACGACTCCGGTAAATAATAAGAGCCACTTCGATTCACTCCGGCAtttcaaaactttcaatGTATTTCTTTACATCGATATACCGACGATAGACTATTATAATGACGAATTAAAACACAATAAACTATCAAAACttaacaagaaatttaaattacATCGTCTAAAAGAAGctattttaaattcatttactcacaataataatcatttattttggGATTTCCTAATAGATCAATGTTCTAATGAACCAAGCATTGCTGAGGGAGGAGAAGGAGAAAAAAAATCCATATCCATAACCATTTTATCCTCGGGTTCACTACGTTATGTGGAAACATTTAAATACTTGATGGAAACAATTTATGGTACTTTATCCGTATTGACaaatttaaacaaattaGATTTGAAGTTCAAGATATCTGTGACGCCGACAACTTTGAAATGGTTTACCACATTCTTGAACAAGGATCTTTTgaacaaaaatattattgaattcaataatattgGAACTTATAACTCTTCcattaattcaatatcaGCATCGCCGTTCAAAGATTATTTCAGTAAACTAACTAATAAATTTAGTAAAAGAAATGGTCAAAACCctgatgaattggaatcgataacaataataacaaacAATACAGGTGTGAAGGCGTTATTAACCATCTTGTCTGATAAACCTTTAACAAATTTTATATCACAGGAATCAATTCAGGAATTACACGAATCAAATTCCAACTCCAACTCAAAAGCAAATTCAAACGAATCAACAACATCTCCGCCACCATTAAAGCGagaatcatcatcattattaaattttcaaaactCTTTACTAACGtcaaataaagataaagCCGTAAGAATAAGATCATTATCGATAAATAGAAGATCAAACAAAGCacattttttcaaaactgAGCAAATATTAGGCAACACGGTGGGGtcaccaccaccacctccTTTAAACAACCATATAATGACCAAAAACGATACGCTTATAAATACAATAATACCGACAAAGAATATAAACTCATTAATTGATAAACGACAATTACATTCAAGATCACCATCCTTATCATCAACTACGTCCTTGTTATCGTTGCCCTCTGCATCTTCTTTTAATTATAAGACACCCATCGCTTCTCCTCAGCCAATACATCTGCCagattttgataataataataattcaagtTCATTCTTACACAGAGACTCTCACCATTTGGGGATACATAAATTAAACTCAAATGCCTCCAATGcatcaattcaaaatagTATAATTGAATATGACGAGGACGAGGACGAggacgatgatgatgatgaagaagaagaggatgatgatttggaaaaatatgaggatgacgatgatgaatgTTTAAGCTTTTATGCTCCAAGTCTACTTTCTAGAACCGCATCAACAGTGGACTTGGAAGCATTGAATAACGAAACTAATAACGACATTAATAAAAGTAGTGCCACAATTAGAAGGAAAAATAGATTTAGATCTTTAAGTTTAATGGATCCCGCTTTAAAGGGACCATTCACCCAAACTAATAACGCTAATAATAACCTCTCTAAAGTGAACTCAACttctaattttaaaaatatttatattcatGACGGACATTTCATTGGGGATGGAGCTAAGGTAGGAAAGAAACAATACACTCctccaaataataatgcaaATGGATTAATACCACCTGAATTTTACTCCAGAATTTCATCTCCATCTACTAGTGCAAATAGTTCGAATCAATCTTTGCAAACCTTAAACACTCCCAGCAACAATAATATGGAAACACCTACCCAATGGACTAAACAATTGACTGCCCATGATGACACTTTACACCACTCCACATCTTCTACATCATTATTCGAACGgaatttgattaataaatcatttgaagaatcGAGAAAGCAAAAAGCCtctaatatatttgatagaTTAATcgaaaaaaataataacaacaaaaaaatgaatgatatttcattgaatttcaaatcgTTACAAGATGAGGATATAATGATATCAGGGATAGCCAATTCAACCTCGGAGAATTCAGTCAATTCAATGTCTACTTGTACTTCTGGAGAACAATATACTACAGAAGGTGAAGATTATAATATGAGAAGCTCCAGTACCGTAAAAATACCCTCTTCTCAGAATCAACAGAGTGTGAAGAGAATTCAATCAGTGGACATATATGGAGATGAAGATCAGAACGTAAACTATTTTAATTCCATGTATCCAAGCAGTTCAGAAAAAAGAGGGACCAGTTCTGGTAATAGCTCCAGCACAAATGTTCCTAAAAAGGAGACTTACAAGAAAGCCGTATCAATAGATCTTTATGGAGATAATAAAGGAAGTACTGATGACCTAGGGAACTGGATTTTAGGAGGAAATGCAAGATAA